Proteins encoded by one window of Asterias rubens chromosome 18, eAstRub1.3, whole genome shotgun sequence:
- the LOC117302158 gene encoding uncharacterized protein LOC117302158 — MAIDWDEESKMLHLMNCSEGSKVVWNSLAMCLESGLQYVAFLFGVASLCLWLISNAFLLRARHSEVNGTKQQFLTLLHICSANVCSLIGAILCSQLGTQVLIAGFLVGTDGIFFLHFLYIRCSFSSYEPERIPYTIYNPTGEWNSPDRPKGKQNGNRTRIMCILMAWLPAMVYLPLASSPWQQGRVQTFGTGRNLLMVSESAVDNFGYTLGIFAVIGYSLAKVPLIKDGLRQCEYLLLHFHVNTFAVLANICYVLSIVMFSQNLAFLINALPWLLICGFGMVFDLIILYLIARHHRQINRQKVAARWEQDRDRRVADYEDGHEDGLEDEEDVWASRQEPRLAAINEDEEDEHQSEDERLRSTHIDMNDPHSDRQEHLARQYSGVDEGQRSPLQAIPPPPDHPRGGRRQKAQPKPDVENFGDELEWDLSDMAKTYKDEEEEEDDEDPEEEYEDVEWDEELILREVEAELRRREGMDTEGDEVGSQGSDISLESLEFEEIEIEDAMATNRTDDWYEGQNLPR, encoded by the exons ATGGCGATAGATTGGGATGAAGAGAGCAAGATGTTGCACCTGATGAATTGCTCTGAGGGGTCAAAGGTCGTCTGGAACTCCCTTGCCATGTGCTTGGAGTCGGGTCTACAGTATGTCGCATTTCTATTTGGGGTAGCTTCCCTATGCTTGTGGCTGATATCCAATGCATT TTTGTTACGAGCCAGACACAGCGAAGTTAACGGAACCAAACAACAATTCCTGACACTACTTCACATCTGCTCTGCAAATGTCTGCAGTCTGATTGGCGCTATACTCTGTAGTCAGCTTGGTACACAG GTGTTAATAGCAGGATTTTTGGTTGGTACTGATGGCATCTTTTTTCTCCACTTCCTCTACATCCGATGTTCTTTTTCTTCATATGAACCTGAAAGAATCCCTTACA CAATATACAACCCTACAGGAGAATGGAATAGTCCGGACAGACCAAAAGGCAAGCAGAATGGTAACCGTACCCGCATCATGTGTATATTAATGGCATGGCTACCAGCGATGGTGTATCTCCCACTTGCATCATCTCCATGGCAACAAGGAAGAGTTCAAACATTTGGCACAGGGAGAAATCTGTTGATGGTGTCAGAG tcAGCCGTGGACAACTTTGGTTACACACTTGGTATCTTTGCAGTGATTGGTTACTCACTTGCTAAAGTTCCACTTATAAAAGATGGG CTTCGACAGTGTGAATATCTACTTCTTCATTTTCACGTCAACACTTTTGCTGTTTTGGCCAACATTTGCTACGTACTTTCCATCGTAATGTTCAGCCAGAATCTTGCCTTCTTGATAAACGCATTACCGTGGTTACTCATTTG TGGCTTTGGCATGGTGTTTGATCTTATT ATACTTTACCTCATAGCTCGTCACCATCGGCAGATCAACCGGCAGAAAGTAGCGGCTCGCTGGGAGCAAGACCGAGATCGTAGAGTAGCTGACTATGAAGACGGTCATGAAGATGGTTTAGAAGATGAGGAGGATGTTTGGGCTTCTAGGCAGGAGCCACGCCTTGCTGCCATCAACGAGGACGAAGAAGATGAACACCAGAGTGAAGATGAG AGACTCCGGAGCACACATATCGACATGAATGATCCACACTCTGACAGGCAAGAACATCTTGCAAGACAGTACTCTGGAGTGGatgaaggtcaaaggtcacctcTTCAGGCTATACCCCCTCCGCCTGATCACCCAAGAGGTGGGCGGAGACAGAAAGCACAACCCAAACCCGATGTGGAGAATTTTGGTGACGAGTTAGAG TGGGATTTATCTGACATGGCAAAGACGTAcaaagatgaagaagaagaagaagatgatgagGATCCGGAGGAGGAATATGAGGATGTAGAATGGGATGAAGAACTCATCCTTAGAGAGGTCGAAGCCGAGCTTAGACGTAGAGAAGGAATGGACACGGAGGGTGATGAGGTCGGAAGTCAAGGCTCGGACATTTCACTAGAGTCGCTGGAGTTTGaagaaattgaaattgaagATGCAATGGCGACCAATAGAACAGATGACTGGTATGAAGGACAAAATCTTCCAAGATAA